Part of the Nicotiana sylvestris chromosome 2, ASM39365v2, whole genome shotgun sequence genome, AGAAGGCGGAAAAAAAAACATAGCCGTGGAGGTCCATGATTATGCAAGTGATAACGACTTCAGTAATCTTCTAGACAATTATTAGCCATAGTTAGGTTTAGTTTGTTGTCTTGATTATATTAATCatattaatatattatttttccaATAATTCAAGCTTGATATTTCCATTTATagatattttcttttccagcacgTCCGAGAAGCCTTGAACCCTTAGATTAAATAAATGACAAAGAACCTCCACTAGAAACTTCCACTATAACATTCTCCAATAATTAAAGTTTAATGATCACTTTAGCAAAAATTACCAAGTGATAGATATTGTATAAACTTATATCACTGCTTGCAATAAAGAGAACTAAAATTGATCTTAAAGCACCCGCTAAAAATATGTATTTACTTTTTACCTTTAGCACGCTctagaaactatttatattctgTAGCcgaaaagtgtataaaatttgtataacttttgtatataatatacagaatttatatatatatatacaaaaatatacatttttcggctattattttgagagcgactATTTTCTCTAAAAATATAACTAGAGGAATTTCCTAGCTATATAGCTGGTCCTTTCACCAGTTTCCGAtcaaaagtaatttaattaaaggAATAAAGAGAGGTTAACTATAAACAAAGCGAATAGCAGCGTGTTACACACAAGACTAATGGGATCATCTTTATCTTTAATAAAATTACAAAAGAGACAAGCAACTTAATAGTACTAATTTAGTAGCAATAACCCATTCACAAACCAAGAAGGTGTCAACAACTATTTTATCAACCCTCATTTAATAAGTACTTCTCTTTTCTTTAAAATCCAATTATTTATTAGTGAAACCTAACCAAACGCCTCCATCTAGAGCCAAGCCAAGAGTCTACAAACAACAATATCATTTCTTTTTCCTCTAATTGATTTTTCAATGACCAAATGATATACAGATCAGTACATGAAGACATCAGCAGAAGCCATGATTGGCTGATTCACATGTAGCAAATTCCAAGGATTCAAGAAATCATCTTCACCATTAACCTCTGTGTCGTCAATTGTTGTTGCTACAGAGTTTACCGAGTTGATGCAATTTATGATCTCGTTTAGGGACTGAAGCCTGTGGCTTAATTCTGCCATTTGTGCTCTGAGAACAGAGTTCTCTGCTTCCACATTCAAACAAACCTGAGTCACCATGTTTATGTTGGTCACAATTTTGTTGTTTTGATCTTTGAGTTGATTCAATTGAACCACAAGATCATTCAAATGCTTTTGCTTCTTCATTCTTGATCTTCTAGCTGATTCTCTGTTCGATATCATTCTTTTGcgttttctttggtccattagtTGCTGAATATCCTCTGACCCTGAAGATGTTCCACTAGGAGAAGAAGCCATAATAATTGTATTTTAACACGTTATAACTGAACAAAGTATGAATAACTATATGAGTAATAATAGCTAAATTAGAATCAAGGCTATAGATATTTGCTGGAGCTTAATATTAAGTtaatgagaaaaaaagaaaaacggaaGGTATTTTCATGAGAACACGTAGAACCAGTAGAGGAAGACAACAGAGAATGATTGAACTAAGTGAGTTCCACGACGAAGGGTTGAATTAATGGTAAAACCAGAAAGAAGGACTTCACTAATTACTGGAGACATGAGTCCCAAACATCAAGAACCAAGGCTCTACAGCTATGCAttaaaataagagaaaatataGGAACAGAATAACGTAAACTTCTGAAAATAGAGTAACAGAGTCTCAAAGGAGAAGATGAGAGGAATTAGGGATGAGGAGAAAGATAGAGAAATATGATTAAAGCAGAGTTTCAGAACATATATGGAAGAGATGAAGAAAGGAGGAAGGGGCTTTTGATATAAATGGAGATCCATTTTATAGACATGTTTATGGTCATTGAAGCCAATAAAATAGTACAATGATGAGACTATCTACCAAATATAAAATTCCAAAAGACATAAAGCTTATTACGTAAAGCTTAGAGAAAAGAGTGGCTTTCTATTggttaattttcattttattaaggTAGGTATGGGAGAAATTTGAATATATG contains:
- the LOC104246741 gene encoding bZIP transcription factor 11-like — protein: MASSPSGTSSGSEDIQQLMDQRKRKRMISNRESARRSRMKKQKHLNDLVVQLNQLKDQNNKIVTNINMVTQVCLNVEAENSVLRAQMAELSHRLQSLNEIINCINSVNSVATTIDDTEVNGEDDFLNPWNLLHVNQPIMASADVFMY